GCCGCCCTCCAGATTAAGGCGCTCCATCAACCGGAAATAGGGCGGCTGGTAATGGTTTTCCTCCACCTTGAAGTCGATGAAGGCATCCCGGCTTTCGAACTGCAGGCGCGGATTGTTCGCGCGCTCGTGGCCGAGGGTCGAGAACTCGCGTTCGGCCATTCCCGATCCGCAGACAGATCCCGCTCCATGTGCCGGGTAGAGAATGACTTGGTCCCCAAGCGCCATAATCTTCTGCAGCGAGTCGTAAAGGAGGCCAGCGACCTCGCGCTTGCGATCGGGATAGAAATCGGTGCGACCGACGTCGCCGACGAACAGCGCGTCTCCAGTGAACACGCCGACTGGCCCATCGGGATAGGCAGTGTCGTGAAGAACGAAAGCAAGATGATCGTCCGTGTGCCCCGGTGTCTCCAGCACCCGAATTTTCAGCTGTCCGATCTCAAACTCATCACCCTCGTGCGCCGTGTCGGCATATTCGACCGTTTCCGCAGGATTGGGACCGTGCAGGACACGCGCGCCGGTTAGTTCTTTCAGGATGGGCGCCCCGGACACCAGATCCTCGTTGCGATGTGTTTCGAAGATATGGCAAATCTCCAGCCCCTCGGCGCGTGCCATTTCCACATAGCATTCGCAGTCGCGGCGCGGATCGATGACGGCTGCCTTGCCGCCCGAACCAATCAGGTAGGACAGGTGGGACAGGCCGGGTGTCTTGATTTTCTCGAGCAGCATGATGCCTCCTTTGACGATAAAAAGCTGGACCGGCGTGAACCGATCCTGCTTTCAAAAGATCCGATGACGCGTCACGCTCAATCCTTTTTCACCGGGCGCAAGTAAGAGCGAAGTGCGGTCAAGCCCTCTAGGAAGGAAGCTTTCGCATCCTCGTCGGAAACCCAAGGAGGAATGACCGCATCCTTGTGCGATCACAGCTTCAATCTCGCGGCGACGCGCATCCTTGTCAGTAATGACAGGCATCAAATCATCCCTCGTGCGGCATCCCCGATTGGTTCGGCAGGTGGCCCGCCATTGGCGGAGAGTTCTCTGAAAGCACGGTTCTGCGACAGAAACACCTGCCCGTTGAGATCGTCGATAAAATGGGTCCGCTTCAGCCGGTCCATCACCGGACCCTTCACTTCGGAAAGGTGGAGGCCGATCCCAGCGTCGATCATGCGATGGTTGATCGCTTCGAGGCTTTCGAGACCGGAGGCATCGATTTCATTGACCGCGCTGCACATCAGGATCAGGTGCCGCACGTCGGGCCGGTCGGCGATCTCCTCCAGCACGTATTCCTCCAGCCAGCGCGCGTTGAGATAGGTCAGGCTCTCGTCGATCCGGATCGACAGCACGTGCGGAACCGTGAAGACCTTGTGCCGATCCATATTGCGAAAGTGTTCGGTCTCGGGGACGCGTCCGACGATGGCC
Above is a genomic segment from Erythrobacter sp. 3-20A1M containing:
- a CDS encoding rhodanese-like domain-containing protein, producing MLLEKIKTPGLSHLSYLIGSGGKAAVIDPRRDCECYVEMARAEGLEICHIFETHRNEDLVSGAPILKELTGARVLHGPNPAETVEYADTAHEGDEFEIGQLKIRVLETPGHTDDHLAFVLHDTAYPDGPVGVFTGDALFVGDVGRTDFYPDRKREVAGLLYDSLQKIMALGDQVILYPAHGAGSVCGSGMAEREFSTLGHERANNPRLQFESRDAFIDFKVEENHYQPPYFRLMERLNLEGGDPAPRVMRPKRLSLSELGDIDVDHRVDVREPLAFASGHLPGSMNLPVGMISAFAGWFIREGDNVALVASDEDQLEAAMTHLVRIALDNIEGGYVGVVPAAAQGKAMRTIPMIGTDEVERRLESDERDWTLLDVRDADERAQNAIEGSEHIYVGELNERYRKLDPAQHYTLMCASGMRATVAAGWLASRGFDKLDVYLGSMGAWKAANG